A genomic segment from Synergistaceae bacterium encodes:
- a CDS encoding transposase, with the protein GIQLRIVDRFYASSKTCSRCGHIKKDLKLSDRVYECTECGLVIDRDYNAALNLRSCKKYSTVG; encoded by the coding sequence ATGGGATACAACTGCGAATAGTAGACAGATTTTATGCAAGCAGTAAAACGTGTTCCCGATGTGGACATATCAAGAAGGATTTGAAGCTGTCAGACCGTGTATATGAGTGTACAGAATGCGGATTAGTAATTGACCGAGATTATAACGCCGCATTAAATTTGAGAAGCTGTAAGAAATATAGTACCGTTGGCTAG
- a CDS encoding tRNA 2-thiocytidine(32) synthetase TtcA, whose amino-acid sequence MISGGDKILVGLSGGKDSLILLQALSELQQRSPVKFSLSALTVRLSGLEISLLQEYCGTLGVPYTVLEHDIIGIIHARQEKSPCSFCANMRRGIISSWAAQNGYNKLALGHTLDDAVETFFMNLLHSGRAKSFQPKSLMTRTGVTVIRPLVLSTEAAIIDEVRRLNLPVISSPCPFAGHTERQRVREYIAGLRKDIPDLYAKILHALQNLTESESWQS is encoded by the coding sequence ATGATTTCCGGCGGGGATAAAATCCTCGTGGGACTCTCAGGCGGAAAAGACAGCCTCATATTGTTGCAGGCTCTCAGCGAATTACAGCAAAGAAGCCCGGTAAAGTTCTCGCTTTCTGCGCTGACCGTAAGACTCTCAGGACTCGAAATTTCCCTACTTCAGGAATATTGCGGGACTCTCGGCGTTCCGTATACAGTCCTCGAACATGACATCATCGGCATAATTCACGCGAGGCAGGAAAAATCGCCGTGTTCATTCTGCGCCAACATGAGACGCGGAATAATAAGCTCATGGGCGGCTCAGAACGGGTACAACAAATTAGCATTAGGCCACACGCTTGATGACGCTGTAGAAACATTTTTCATGAATCTGCTACATTCAGGCCGGGCAAAAAGTTTTCAGCCAAAATCACTAATGACACGCACGGGCGTTACTGTGATTCGTCCGCTGGTACTGTCTACAGAAGCCGCAATCATTGACGAGGTTAGACGGCTGAATCTTCCTGTAATATCGAGTCCCTGCCCGTTTGCCGGACACACAGAGAGGCAGAGAGTCCGTGAATATATAGCGGGATTAAGGAAAGACATTCCGGATTTATACGCTAAAATATTGCACGCGCTACAAAATTTAACCGAGTCTGAAAGCTGGCAATCATGA
- the mutS gene encoding DNA mismatch repair protein MutS: MTTIIPSDVKITPWLEQFRAFKEEYPDALLLFRMGDFYEMFFDDAKQAASVLNIALTARDPEKKIPMAGIPHHALNSYLDRLIRAGFRAAICEQIGEPSAKGIVERRVIRVVTPGTYLPDDEAGESAHLASVWPVRGRVAMALLSVNTGLLEAGTLSERDAEAMLSAFTPGEILYPSNIKTLPEFLTGYNLRPVSPETFKPENASGRLKSALHTSRLEGFGINDGDLCTGPAWAALDYLTATQFSSLNDVLKLSPLMVKDRMSIDSSAQRNLELIPETSGTSVSLLSSIDRCRTSAGRRTLKGWLLRPLMDINAISQRQEYIGVLVSSPRERSQLQDYLSSTRDIERSLSRLALGTGNPTDLGAIRDTLRIIPGIKSITLASPLRSLQESLPDVSALSEYLESALEERVPRQLGNGDTIRSSFSAELSSLREISQKGDIWLSEYVEREREATKTPKLKAGFTNAFGYYLEAGKLGLVVQPDYFRQTQTLVNARRYVTPELKNFESRMKNAEAEISRIESELYRAVVAHVLEHSKELQLTARLLGILDCTASGAEIARAGNYCCPVVDDSDVIDIKAGRHPVIERELKDAGFVPNDVNIDRESRVIILTGPNMAGKSTWLRMTALIVIMSQAGLWVPADGARVGLVDRVFTRIGARDDLVRGSSTFMIEMLETANILNNVTDRSMIILDEVGRGTATYDGMSIAWAVLEYLQGASKSRVLFATHYHELTCLEERLPGVKNYSMTVSEGRDGILFLHQVARGAAGRSYGIEVARIAGLPDVVLRRAFELLEIFEKDGLTVKEIPAPLPQAALRRQIMLLSPESDAVIEELAEIDTDNITPMEALKILHRLKEKSRNARMI; the protein is encoded by the coding sequence ATGACGACTATAATACCTTCTGACGTAAAAATTACTCCGTGGCTTGAGCAGTTCAGAGCCTTCAAGGAAGAATATCCCGACGCGCTTTTACTCTTCAGGATGGGCGACTTCTACGAGATGTTTTTTGACGACGCAAAGCAGGCGGCCTCCGTCCTGAATATCGCGCTTACCGCAAGAGACCCGGAGAAGAAAATTCCTATGGCCGGAATCCCTCATCACGCGCTGAACTCGTATTTAGATCGGCTGATTCGTGCGGGCTTCCGTGCGGCAATATGCGAGCAGATCGGCGAACCGTCAGCAAAAGGAATCGTAGAGCGCAGAGTCATCCGCGTAGTTACGCCGGGTACGTACCTTCCTGATGATGAGGCCGGAGAATCGGCGCACCTTGCTTCAGTCTGGCCTGTTCGGGGGCGGGTTGCTATGGCGTTATTGTCGGTCAACACTGGGCTGTTAGAGGCCGGGACTCTCTCAGAGCGGGACGCGGAAGCAATGTTATCAGCATTCACACCGGGCGAAATCCTTTACCCCTCGAACATAAAGACTCTCCCCGAATTTCTGACGGGCTATAATCTCCGGCCTGTGTCCCCTGAGACATTCAAGCCCGAAAACGCAAGCGGACGGCTCAAATCAGCATTACACACTTCACGGCTTGAGGGGTTCGGGATTAATGACGGCGATTTATGCACCGGGCCTGCGTGGGCGGCATTGGACTATCTCACGGCGACTCAGTTCAGCTCGTTGAATGACGTTCTGAAACTTTCGCCCCTCATGGTAAAAGACCGAATGAGCATAGACTCGTCAGCACAGAGAAATTTAGAGCTTATCCCCGAAACATCAGGAACAAGCGTATCACTTTTATCATCAATAGACAGGTGCAGGACAAGCGCAGGAAGGCGCACCCTCAAAGGCTGGCTGCTGCGTCCCCTCATGGACATAAATGCGATCTCACAGAGACAGGAATATATCGGCGTTCTTGTCTCATCTCCACGCGAACGCTCACAGCTTCAAGACTATTTATCGTCAACGCGGGACATTGAGCGGTCATTATCACGGCTCGCACTCGGCACGGGAAATCCTACAGACCTCGGCGCAATCCGCGACACCCTACGCATAATCCCCGGAATAAAATCTATAACGCTGGCCAGTCCGCTAAGGTCATTGCAGGAATCACTGCCGGACGTTTCAGCACTGAGCGAATATTTAGAGTCGGCATTGGAGGAGAGAGTCCCCCGCCAGTTAGGGAACGGCGACACAATTCGCTCATCATTCAGCGCGGAATTGTCATCGCTCCGGGAAATTTCGCAGAAGGGCGATATATGGCTGTCTGAATACGTAGAACGTGAGCGGGAAGCAACAAAGACTCCCAAGCTCAAAGCAGGATTCACTAACGCATTCGGCTATTATCTTGAGGCAGGGAAATTGGGACTCGTTGTTCAGCCGGATTACTTCAGGCAGACTCAGACGCTCGTAAACGCAAGGAGATATGTTACGCCGGAATTGAAGAATTTTGAGTCGCGAATGAAAAACGCTGAGGCCGAAATATCACGAATTGAGTCAGAATTGTACCGGGCTGTTGTCGCTCACGTCCTCGAACACAGCAAGGAGTTACAGCTAACGGCGCGGCTACTTGGTATTCTCGACTGCACAGCGTCAGGGGCGGAAATCGCGAGGGCGGGAAATTATTGCTGTCCTGTCGTGGATGACTCTGACGTTATAGACATAAAAGCCGGGCGGCATCCTGTGATTGAGCGTGAACTCAAAGACGCGGGATTTGTCCCTAATGACGTAAATATAGACCGTGAAAGCCGTGTGATAATCCTGACAGGGCCGAACATGGCCGGGAAATCTACATGGCTCCGAATGACCGCGCTAATCGTGATAATGTCGCAGGCGGGGTTGTGGGTTCCTGCCGACGGTGCAAGGGTCGGACTCGTTGACCGCGTATTTACACGCATAGGGGCGCGGGATGATCTCGTGAGAGGGTCAAGCACATTTATGATTGAGATGTTAGAGACGGCCAATATACTGAACAACGTAACAGACAGGAGCATGATAATTCTTGATGAGGTTGGCCGGGGGACAGCGACATATGACGGCATGAGCATAGCGTGGGCGGTGCTGGAATATTTGCAGGGTGCGTCAAAATCGCGTGTGCTTTTCGCGACTCACTACCACGAATTGACCTGCCTAGAAGAGAGATTGCCGGGCGTGAAGAACTACAGCATGACGGTCTCAGAGGGCAGAGACGGAATACTATTCCTCCATCAGGTCGCCAGGGGTGCGGCGGGAAGGTCATACGGGATTGAGGTTGCGAGGATTGCGGGATTGCCGGATGTGGTATTACGGCGGGCGTTTGAGCTGTTAGAAATATTCGAGAAAGACGGCCTTACGGTGAAAGAGATTCCCGCGCCTTTGCCGCAGGCGGCACTGAGACGGCAGATAATGTTATTGTCGCCTGAAAGTGATGCAGTAATTGAGGAGTTAGCCGAGATTGACACGGATAATATTACGCCGATGGAGGCACTGAAGATTCTTCACAGGCTGAAGGAAAAGAGTCGGAATGCACGCATGATATAA